The Oncorhynchus nerka isolate Pitt River linkage group LG12, Oner_Uvic_2.0, whole genome shotgun sequence genome includes a region encoding these proteins:
- the LOC115137925 gene encoding uncharacterized protein LOC115137925, translating into MEVFKYPVFFECQTLDPSQKNMIKRYFGIKRKSGGGDCGPVESVGDKVYKIAFFDQTVQERVLQKPNHVLEMPGGPLILTLRDSLEPPPTTTSPVSSQESHHSLPVDTSPPGGQEHVLHHLSTGKQEKISTTCHLGQVQLLLLGEVIDKDLGEVVPGVKVTRGDSAQLVLHGYANEVQAARQLVTDKISLVLERVVPEVSLHLLSFLRDEYGRPGNLSSLLGLGLHVEVELGDTELHLFSLSSGKLDQAEKDLLGEFGEEKIDVPNGALLAELKSKLESKVKEMNQSRCRVVARYGPGCRVQLLGHMKEVQELREEIGPFLMGRSSVRVVRHHQQNQDGVVSEAGTGSIQEEMVAATSYHLRLGLQVVVCQGDITKVQADVLVNAANEDLDHAEGVAAALSRTGGPEVQRASRDLVRQIGRVPTGTVVETTGGNLPCKMLLHAVGPVGGSVGGNERPLLEKTVKTALDLAETMELQTLAMPCISSGLFGVPLKVCSEAIVCAVRDFGRKQHILTKVTLIDVSGEAVKAMQEACDRLLQGKREFPGWEVESSTTTTTTHAPQRDTTAASTRGTAAPEVCVQVEIIQGTIEKQQVDALVSPMVGSDPLSSRVGNALLEAAGPGLMKAFARKSGGRTAPGENVLVEGLSGLSSGRVFFLSCAHWDNNPQGPAVQALRQGVRKILTSCENRGFRSVAFPLVGTGVVLQFPDNVVTQVLLEEIRTYEQNRASRTPFLVRIIVHPNDRDSTKAFQTAQNALHLRGFVLGTRPEQDIRIVLLGKTGGGKSSAGNTIFGQDDVFLSDSSSTSSTQKCKAQTKNIKGRNITLIDTPGFFDTDIPEEELKPKIVKCITECAPGPHAFLIVLKVERYTVHENEAVAKIETYFSPEAFKYATVLFTHGDQLNGLTVEKFVQQNAELNKLVEKCGGRYHVIDNKYWNTNQQGRYSNQYQVAELLNTIEKMVRDNGGGFYTNEMLQEAERLIQAEIEGLRKELKGQMSEEEMRKQAKKRARKKLLIKWSGIATGAVVGAFLGVALVIGIPLPFATKPLVNLVKRQIAASMTIGPAAVTKAVRPVLVAKNGATMRGDSKTGAGVVGIAAGVVVGMAAIAGAVRGGIVGATAAEEAETVQEAAEKAANAVYHDATRLHDQAGHLLLRDSNSK; encoded by the exons ATGGAAGTTTTCAAATACCCTGTTTTCTTCGAGTGTCAGACTCTGGACCCATCACAGAAAAATATGATAAAAAGGTACTTCGGAATTAAACGTAAATCCGGTGGCGGAGATTGTGGACCAGTAGAATCAGTTGGTGACAAAGTCTACAAGATCGCATTTTTTGACCAGACAG TCCAGGAGAGGGTACTTCAGAAACCTAATCATGTTTTGGAGATGCCTGGAGGACCTCTCATCCTCACTCTGAGAGACAGCCTGGAGCCTCCACCCACAACAACCTCCCCAGTCAGCAGTCAGGAG AGTCACCACTCCCTCCCGGTCGACACATCTCCACCTGGTGGTCAAGAACATGTACTCCATCATCTGAGCACAGGGAAGCAGGAGAAGATCAGCACCACCTGTCATCTGGGACAGGTCCAGCTCCTTCTTCTAGGTGAAGTGATAGATAAGGATCTAGGTGAGGTTGTTCCAGGGGTGAAGGTGACACGGGGTGACTCAGCTCAGCTGGTGCTGCACGGCTATGCAAATGAAGTCCAGGCAGCCAGACAGTTAGTTACAGATAAAATCTCTCTGGTGCTGGAGCGGGTGGTGCCTGAAGTGTCCCTCCACCTCCTGTCCTTCCTGAGGGATGAGTATGGGAGGCCTGGGAACCTGAGCAGTCTGCTGGGGTTGGGACTCCATGTGGAGGTCGAGCTGGGGGATACAGAACTccatctgttctccctctcctctgggaAACTGGACCAGGCTGAGAAAGATCTGCTGGGGGAGTTTGGGGAGGAGAAAATTGACGTGCCCAACGGTGCCCTCCTGGCTGAACTGAAGTCTAAGCTTGAGTCGAAGGTGAAGGAGATGAACCAGAGCAGATGCAGGGTGGTAGCCAGGTATGGTCCTGGGTGTAGAGTGCAGCTGCTGGGCCACATGAAGGAGGTTCAGGAGCTGAGGGAGGAGATTGGGCCCTTTCTGATGGGCAGGTCCAGTGTAAGAGTCGTGAGACACCATCAACAGAATCAGGATGGCGTAGTCAGCGAAGCAGGAACCGGATCTATACAGGAGGAGATGGTCGCAGCCACCAGCTATCACCTCCGTCTGGGACTGCAGGTAGTTGTTTGTCAAGGTGACATCACCAAGGTACAGGCAGACGTACTGGTGAATGCAGCCAATGAGGACCTTGATCATGCTGAGGGCGTGGCTGCAGCTCTGAGCCGGACGGGGGGGCCTGAGGTACAGCGGGCCAGCAGGGATCTGGTTAGGCAGATAGGGAGAGTGCCCACAGGTACAGTGGTAGAGACTACAGGAGGGAATCTGCCTTGTAAGATGCTGCTGCATGCAGTGGGACCAGTAGGGGGCAGCGTAGGTGGGAATGAGCGCCCTCTGCTGGAGAAGACCGTAAAGACAGCCCTGGATCTGGCAGAGACCATGGAACTCCAGACCCTGGCCATGCCCTGCATCAGCTCAGGGTTATTCGGTGTTCCTCTGAAGGTTTGCTCTGAGGCCATAGTCTGTGCAGTGAGGGACTTTGGGAGGAAACAGCACATCCTTACCAAAGTCACTCTGATTGATGTGAGTGGAGAGGCAGTGAAAGCCATGCAGGAGGCCTGTGATAGGCtgttacaggggaagagggagttTCCTGGATGGGAGGTAGAGTCcagcaccaccactacaactacaCATGCTCCTCAGAGAGACACCACTGCTGCCTCCACCAGGGGAACAGCTGCTCCAGAGGTCTGTGTCCAGGTGGAGATCATCCAGGGAACCATAGAGAAAcagcag GTGGATGCCCTGGTGTCCCCCATGGTTGGCAGTgaccctctctcctcccgtgtTGGTAATGCGTTGTTGGAGGCAGCTGGACCAGGGCTGATGAAAGCGTTTGCGAGGAAATCAGGGGGACGGACTGCACCTGGTGAGAACGTTCTGGTGGAGGGACtgtctggtctcagctctggccGTGTCTTCTTTCTCAGCTGTGCACATTGGGACAACAACCCCCAAGGACCAGCAGTACAG GCTCTGAGGCAGGGTGTGAGGAAAATTTTGACCTCTTGTGAGAACCGGGGCTTCCGTTCCGTTGCCTTCCCTTTAGTTGGAACTGGTGTGGTTCTCCAGTTCCCTGACAACGTGGTAACACAGGTTCTGCTAGAAGAGATCCGTACGTATGAGCAGAACCGAGCGAGCAGAACCCCCTTCCTTGTCCGCATCATTGTCCATCCAAATGACAGAGATTCTACCAAG GCTTTTCAGACTGCCCAGAATGCTTTGCATCTCAGAGGGTTCGTATTAGGCACTCGACCAGAGCAAG ACATCAGGATTGTGCTGCTGGGGAAAACCGGAGGAGGTAAAAGCAGTGCTGGAAACACCATCTTCGGACAAGATGATGTGTTCCTCTCAGAcagttcctccacctcctcaacaCAGAAATGTAAAGCTCAGACCAAGAACATCAAAGGGAGAAACATCACCCTGATTGACACACCTGGATTCTTTGACACTGACATCCCTGAAGAGGAGCTGAAACCTAAAATAGTTAAATGTATAACAGAATGTGCTCCAGGGCCACATGCCTTTCTCATTGTACTGAAAGTTGAACGGTACACAGTCCATGAGAACGAAGCTGTAGCGAAAATCGAGACATATTTTTCACCAGAGGCCTTCAAATATGCTACAGTCCTCTTCACTCATGGTGACCAGCTCAATGGTTTGACCGTTGAGAAGTTTGTCCAACAGAATGCTGAACTGAACAAGCTTGTGGAGAAATGTGGAGGCCGCTATCACGTGATCGACAACAAATACTGGAACACCAATCAGCAGGGTCGGTACAGCAACCAGTACCAAGTAGCAGAGTTACTCAACACCATAGAGAAGATGGTGAGAGATAACGGAGGAGGGTTCTACACCAACGAGATGCTCCAAGAGGCAGAGAGATTAATACAAGCAGAGATAGAGGGTCTTAGGAAGGAGTTAAAAGGCCAGATgtcagaggaagagatgagaaaacaaGCCAAGAAAAGAGCAAGGAAGAAACTCCTGATCAAATGGTCAGGGATAGCAACAGGTGCAGTGGTAGGAGCTTTTCTTGGGGTGGCACTGGTGATAGGGATCCCACTTCCATTCGCTACAAAACCACTGGTTAATTTAGTCAAACGTCAGATAGCAGCTTCAATGACAATAGGGCCAGCAGCCGTGACAAAGGCAGTACGACCAGTACTTGTAGCAAAGAACGGGGCGACCATGAGAGGGGATTCAAAGACAGGTGCAGGGGTAGTAGGCATAGCTGCAGGAGTTGTCGTTGGGATGGCCGCAATAGCAGGAGCAGTAAGAGGAGGGATAGTAGGAGCTACTGCAGCAGAGGAGGCAGAGACAGTACAGGAGGCAGCAGAGAAAGCAGCCAATGCTGTCTACCATGATGCTACGCGTCTTCATGACCAAGCAGGACACCTTCTGCTAAGGGACAGTAACTCTAAGTAG